The following proteins are co-located in the Flammeovirga kamogawensis genome:
- the rpsT gene encoding 30S ribosomal protein S20, whose protein sequence is MANHKSAKKRIRSNEAKRLRNRYQLKSTRTFVKRLRETKDHAEAVELYTKVASMIDKLAKRNIIHNKNAANKKSKLAKHVNQLAA, encoded by the coding sequence ATGGCAAATCATAAGTCAGCAAAGAAAAGAATTCGCTCTAACGAAGCGAAGCGCTTAAGAAATAGATATCAACTAAAATCTACGCGTACTTTTGTTAAACGTCTACGTGAAACAAAAGATCACGCTGAAGCTGTTGAGTTGTATACGAAAGTAGCATCTATGATTGATAAGTTAGCAAAACGTAACATCATTCATAACAAAAATGCTGCAAACAAAAAATCTAAATTAGCTAAGCACGTTAACCAACTTGCAGCTTAA
- a CDS encoding NeuD/PglB/VioB family sugar acetyltransferase, giving the protein MEINPVIIFGASGLGKAALDIFKSQDILVFCFLDTNEELHGAEIGEVTVMGAPSNDGFLKHIGKKCDAFVAIEDQETRQKVTQMLKERRKSMPVNAIHKDASISPSAYLGYGNFINAGARIGYDAKVPESCVIHSNAVLEHNAELEDLVTVGSGAIIGTGAKIGKGALIGSGAIISSNVIVGEGAQVAPGSLVMTEVKANATVFGMPAQEI; this is encoded by the coding sequence ATGGAAATCAATCCAGTTATCATCTTTGGTGCTAGTGGCTTAGGTAAAGCTGCTCTAGATATTTTTAAAAGTCAAGATATTTTGGTGTTTTGCTTTCTTGATACCAACGAAGAACTGCATGGTGCAGAAATTGGAGAAGTAACCGTTATGGGAGCTCCTTCTAATGATGGATTCTTAAAACATATTGGTAAAAAGTGTGATGCTTTTGTAGCTATTGAAGATCAAGAGACACGCCAAAAAGTTACACAAATGCTTAAGGAACGTCGTAAATCGATGCCTGTAAATGCTATTCACAAAGATGCTAGTATTTCTCCTTCTGCATATCTTGGTTATGGTAACTTTATTAATGCTGGTGCTCGTATAGGTTATGACGCTAAGGTTCCTGAAAGTTGTGTAATTCATAGTAATGCTGTTTTAGAACATAATGCAGAACTAGAAGATTTAGTAACTGTTGGATCGGGTGCAATTATAGGTACAGGAGCCAAAATTGGTAAAGGTGCATTAATTGGATCAGGTGCAATTATATCTTCTAACGTTATTGTTGGAGAAGGTGCTCAAGTTGCTCCTGGATCATTGGTTATGACTGAAGTAAAAGCCAATGCAACAGTATTTGGTATGCCTGCTCAAGAAATTTAA
- the proS gene encoding proline--tRNA ligase — protein sequence MAKGLPKRGDDYSAWYNELVKKADLAENSAVRGCMVIKPYGYAIWEKMQQTLDKMFKDTGHSNAYFPLLIPKSYLSKEADHVDGFAKECAVVTHYRLKNAEDGSGVVVDPEAKLDEELIVRPTSETVIWSTYKNWIQSYRDLPLLVNQWANVMRWEMRTRLFLRTSEFLWQEGHTAHATKGEAVAETKQMLDVYADFAENFMGVPVVKGVKTANERFAGAVDTFCIEAMMQDGKALQAGTSHFLGQNFAKAFDVKFSDKDNKLEHVWGTSWGVSTRLMGALIMAHSDDEGLVLPPKLAPIQVVIVPIYKSQEQLDTISEKAKEIQKALQALNISVKFDDRDLRPGFKFADWELKGVPVRLAMGQRDLENGTVEIARRDTKEKNTYQLDGVIESIQKLLDDVQENIFNKALDYRESHITPVDTFEEFKDVLENKGGFIAAHWDGTSETEDKIKDLTKATIRCIPLNNKQEEGTCILTGNPSTQRVLFAKAY from the coding sequence ATGGCAAAAGGCTTACCAAAGAGAGGCGATGATTATTCAGCTTGGTACAACGAGTTGGTAAAAAAGGCTGATCTAGCTGAAAACTCAGCAGTACGTGGATGTATGGTTATTAAACCATACGGTTATGCAATTTGGGAAAAAATGCAACAAACTTTAGACAAAATGTTTAAAGATACTGGGCATTCAAATGCTTACTTTCCACTTTTAATTCCAAAATCTTATTTAAGTAAAGAAGCTGACCACGTAGATGGTTTTGCTAAAGAATGTGCTGTAGTTACACATTACCGCTTAAAAAATGCAGAAGATGGTTCTGGTGTTGTTGTAGACCCCGAAGCTAAATTAGACGAAGAGCTTATCGTTCGTCCTACTTCTGAAACTGTAATTTGGAGTACTTACAAAAATTGGATTCAATCGTACAGAGATCTTCCATTACTTGTAAACCAATGGGCTAACGTAATGCGTTGGGAAATGCGTACTCGTTTATTTTTACGTACTTCAGAGTTTTTATGGCAAGAAGGTCATACTGCTCACGCAACTAAAGGAGAAGCTGTAGCAGAAACTAAGCAAATGCTAGATGTATATGCTGATTTTGCTGAAAACTTTATGGGCGTTCCTGTTGTAAAAGGTGTAAAAACTGCAAATGAACGTTTTGCTGGTGCTGTAGATACTTTCTGTATTGAGGCTATGATGCAAGATGGAAAAGCTTTACAAGCGGGTACATCTCACTTCTTAGGGCAAAATTTTGCAAAAGCATTTGATGTAAAATTCTCTGACAAAGACAATAAATTAGAGCATGTTTGGGGTACATCTTGGGGTGTAAGTACACGTCTAATGGGAGCTTTAATTATGGCTCATTCAGATGATGAAGGATTAGTTCTCCCTCCTAAATTAGCTCCTATTCAAGTTGTTATTGTTCCTATTTACAAAAGTCAAGAACAATTAGATACAATTTCTGAAAAAGCAAAAGAGATACAAAAAGCTTTACAAGCACTAAATATCTCTGTTAAATTTGATGACCGTGATTTACGTCCTGGTTTCAAGTTTGCCGATTGGGAATTAAAAGGTGTTCCTGTTCGTTTAGCTATGGGACAACGTGATTTAGAGAATGGTACTGTCGAAATTGCTCGTCGAGATACTAAAGAGAAAAATACGTATCAATTGGATGGTGTTATCGAATCTATCCAAAAATTATTGGATGATGTTCAAGAAAACATTTTCAATAAAGCACTTGATTACCGTGAATCTCATATCACTCCTGTAGATACCTTTGAGGAATTCAAAGATGTCTTAGAAAACAAAGGTGGTTTCATTGCAGCACACTGGGATGGAACATCTGAAACAGAAGATAAAATTAAGGACTTAACGAAAGCCACAATTCGTTGTATTCCTTTAAATAATAAGCAAGAAGAAGGTACTTGTATTCTTACAGGTAATCCATCTACACAACGTGTACTTTTTGCTAAAGCATACTAA
- a CDS encoding acyloxyacyl hydrolase, with protein MNYNKLLLGLLFFCVLHLKCNAQSLEFLKADTTDSNKTYPRQIFGQTKIHFGGHFSTGVDGLEEVENNYFSALELRVGWKGYGRKKWHQLFGYPTYGFGLYQATFFPEANILGNPSALYGFFNGPFKTYNKWSLNYDLGAGLAYDFFGYDPKNNPDQTAIGSDFNFYLTVSVEGNFKISRRLDGSAGLLFTHFSNGRTRTPNKGVNLYGANIGVKYYFNPYIPKKGGVYIPKDKDPREKNIHYDLPEFHPFWEYYTFVSGGVSTSPYNIEDQNKYYGTATWAVDVARNYSRKGKYGIGVDLFYDGSLVEEYQSQYPNGVPNSKLFYPGIHVSHELMIHRFTVVTQVGVPLMNVEGRGGWYARVGGRYDVTKNIFAHLALKTPGGFIADFIEWGVGFRMYGKRNGI; from the coding sequence ATGAACTACAACAAACTGTTATTAGGACTACTTTTTTTCTGTGTCCTTCATTTAAAATGTAATGCGCAATCTTTAGAGTTTCTAAAGGCTGATACTACAGATTCCAATAAAACATACCCCCGTCAAATTTTTGGTCAAACTAAAATTCATTTTGGTGGGCATTTCTCTACAGGAGTAGATGGATTAGAAGAAGTGGAGAATAATTACTTTAGTGCCTTAGAATTGAGAGTGGGTTGGAAAGGTTACGGTCGTAAAAAATGGCATCAACTTTTTGGGTACCCTACTTATGGTTTTGGTTTATATCAAGCTACTTTTTTTCCAGAAGCTAATATATTAGGTAATCCAAGTGCATTGTATGGTTTCTTTAATGGTCCGTTTAAAACATATAATAAATGGAGTCTTAATTACGATTTAGGGGCAGGTTTAGCTTACGACTTTTTTGGTTATGATCCGAAAAACAACCCAGATCAAACTGCAATAGGGAGTGATTTTAATTTCTACTTAACCGTTAGCGTTGAAGGTAATTTTAAAATTTCTAGAAGGTTAGATGGTTCTGCAGGTTTATTATTTACACATTTTTCTAATGGTAGAACAAGAACACCTAATAAAGGAGTGAATTTATACGGAGCCAATATTGGCGTTAAATATTACTTTAATCCATATATCCCTAAAAAAGGTGGTGTATATATTCCAAAAGATAAAGACCCTAGAGAGAAAAATATACACTATGACCTTCCTGAATTTCATCCTTTTTGGGAGTACTATACTTTTGTGTCTGGAGGTGTAAGTACATCACCTTATAATATTGAAGATCAAAATAAATATTATGGCACAGCTACTTGGGCAGTTGATGTAGCAAGAAATTATAGTCGAAAAGGAAAGTATGGTATCGGTGTAGATTTATTCTACGATGGATCTCTTGTAGAAGAGTACCAATCACAATACCCGAATGGAGTACCAAATAGTAAATTATTTTATCCAGGTATACATGTATCTCATGAACTAATGATTCATCGTTTTACAGTAGTAACTCAGGTGGGTGTTCCATTAATGAATGTAGAAGGCCGAGGAGGTTGGTATGCAAGAGTGGGTGGAAGGTATGACGTTACCAAGAATATCTTTGCTCACTTAGCTTTAAAAACACCTGGAGGTTTTATTGCTGATTTTATTGAGTGGGGGGTTGGATTCCGAATGTACGGTAAGCGTAATGGAATCTAA
- a CDS encoding SAM-dependent methyltransferase gives MFLYLIPSLLAAERYDVLPEETKKALQSTKYFFVEDLRTARRFIGGWKIEGVTVQDLNFQILDKKTKPEQVQNLFKAVPKGENIGIISEAGCPGIADPGALAVQYAHKKNIKVKPLVGPSSILLALMASGLSGQKFAFHGYLPIQKAEKIKAMKTLEKDSAKLYQAQIFMETPFRNGAMLEDLCNNLSPMTKLCIASNIQAEDEYIKTLTLKEWKFEKVDIHKKPTIFILQS, from the coding sequence GTGTTTTTATACTTAATTCCAAGTCTTCTTGCTGCAGAGCGTTATGATGTGCTGCCCGAAGAAACAAAAAAAGCATTGCAATCAACAAAATACTTTTTTGTTGAAGATCTTAGAACTGCTCGTCGTTTTATCGGAGGATGGAAGATAGAGGGAGTTACAGTACAAGATCTAAATTTTCAAATTTTAGATAAAAAAACAAAACCAGAACAAGTTCAAAACTTATTCAAAGCTGTTCCTAAAGGAGAAAATATAGGTATTATATCTGAAGCAGGATGCCCAGGTATAGCAGATCCAGGCGCTTTAGCTGTTCAATACGCTCACAAGAAAAATATAAAAGTAAAACCCCTTGTTGGTCCATCTTCTATATTACTAGCCTTAATGGCTTCTGGCTTAAGTGGGCAAAAATTTGCTTTCCATGGATATCTGCCAATTCAAAAAGCAGAAAAGATAAAAGCCATGAAAACTCTTGAGAAAGATTCTGCAAAGTTATATCAAGCTCAAATATTTATGGAGACTCCTTTTAGAAATGGAGCAATGCTAGAAGATTTATGCAATAATCTAAGTCCTATGACTAAACTTTGTATAGCATCAAATATTCAAGCAGAAGATGAGTACATCAAAACACTTACTCTTAAAGAGTGGAAATTTGAAAAAGTTGATATTCATAAAAAACCAACAATCTTCATTCTTCAGTCATAA
- a CDS encoding ComEA family DNA-binding protein, which yields MKYFLLLTYLQEKVSMRTREFFSLLLLIPIVLLCLYTPQVYKKIQSILNTGQKDNLTYLVLESTPFIKTFDPNFATPQEWKKYGIPFYLGERIVKFRLKGGQFYEKSDLKKINGMTTELFSLVSPYLIINKQYLPKPQKGNYRKSYKPVIKKKKLKLLSFNPNDVQKQELEAMFFPSSIIKSLIGYRKAGGVLKVKRDFLKLYGVDSVFYKSISDSILLPEDLLIKKKIIYSVDINTGTLEDFKKLSGIGEVRANKIISYRNKLGGSFYKKEQLLEIYGIKDVYNDIVSQLVFKDGSIIKIEVNTVSYEKLATHPYISYKQARWIINYRKQHGPYTSIIDLLKIKTINEQDLENIIPYLSFRK from the coding sequence TTGAAATACTTTCTACTTTTAACTTATCTGCAAGAGAAGGTAAGTATGCGTACTCGAGAATTTTTCAGTTTACTCTTACTTATCCCAATTGTACTCTTATGTCTATATACCCCTCAGGTTTATAAAAAAATACAATCTATCCTTAATACAGGTCAAAAAGATAATTTGACTTATTTAGTGTTAGAGTCTACACCTTTTATAAAAACTTTTGACCCTAATTTTGCTACTCCGCAAGAATGGAAGAAGTATGGTATTCCTTTCTATTTAGGTGAACGAATTGTAAAGTTTAGATTGAAGGGAGGACAATTTTATGAAAAATCTGATCTTAAAAAGATCAATGGGATGACAACAGAATTATTTTCTTTAGTAAGTCCTTATCTCATTATAAACAAGCAGTACCTTCCTAAACCTCAAAAAGGTAATTATAGAAAAAGTTATAAACCTGTTATAAAGAAGAAGAAACTTAAGCTTTTATCGTTTAATCCTAATGATGTACAAAAACAGGAACTTGAAGCAATGTTCTTCCCATCATCAATAATTAAATCTTTAATTGGTTATAGAAAGGCTGGAGGAGTTTTAAAAGTAAAAAGAGACTTCTTAAAATTATATGGAGTTGATTCTGTTTTCTATAAAAGTATCTCCGACTCTATTCTTTTACCAGAAGATCTACTAATTAAAAAGAAAATCATATATTCAGTCGATATTAATACTGGTACTTTAGAAGATTTTAAAAAGTTAAGTGGGATAGGAGAAGTTAGAGCAAACAAAATAATTAGTTATAGAAACAAGCTCGGAGGTAGTTTTTATAAAAAAGAACAACTTTTAGAGATTTATGGAATAAAAGATGTTTATAATGATATAGTATCTCAATTAGTTTTTAAAGATGGATCTATTATTAAAATAGAGGTAAATACTGTTAGCTACGAGAAATTAGCTACTCATCCTTATATTTCTTACAAGCAGGCAAGGTGGATTATTAACTATAGGAAACAACACGGACCTTATACAAGTATTATTGATTTACTTAAAATTAAGACCATCAATGAACAAGATTTAGAGAATATAATTCCATATTTATCGTTTCGTAAATAG
- a CDS encoding Na/Pi symporter, with protein MICAFYLMFISFGVMKYSFTLLGGGFAEELVAAAHNPFIYFFIGLLGAAIFQSSSAVTSILVGAVGLGQVSLDDAVFVVMGANIGTTVTSTIVALSYIDNKSVFMRALSGAALHDFFNIFVAIILMPLELTTGFLSNLSQIIASSFFSTDLPIKNAHFSGVGIGVDTIIDSLFSGMTDHPFILLGIAIVMMIFSLKLIGGMTKEVLMTKSKLKAEDFVFKNDFVSLISGLSLTAVVQSSSITSSLIVPLTASKKIGLSRAFMFIMGANVGTTITALLAALATGTEYGVEIALTHVLFNVIGVIIFTTIPILKKLPVWYSKKLGYLAARERIFGFLYLFTLFFVLPFILVWLST; from the coding sequence ATGATTTGTGCATTTTATTTAATGTTCATTTCATTTGGAGTGATGAAGTACTCTTTCACTTTATTAGGAGGAGGGTTTGCAGAAGAGTTAGTGGCTGCGGCACATAATCCTTTTATATATTTTTTTATAGGTCTTCTAGGTGCGGCAATTTTCCAAAGTAGTTCTGCAGTTACTTCTATACTTGTTGGTGCAGTAGGTTTAGGGCAGGTATCTTTAGATGATGCTGTATTTGTAGTAATGGGTGCTAATATTGGTACTACAGTTACAAGTACAATTGTAGCATTAAGTTATATAGATAATAAGAGCGTCTTTATGCGTGCTTTATCTGGAGCAGCATTACATGACTTTTTTAATATTTTTGTGGCTATAATTCTTATGCCTTTAGAATTAACCACTGGCTTCTTATCTAATTTATCTCAAATTATAGCAAGTAGTTTTTTCTCTACTGATCTTCCAATAAAAAATGCACATTTTAGTGGTGTAGGAATTGGAGTTGACACAATAATTGACAGCCTATTTTCAGGAATGACGGATCATCCATTCATTTTACTAGGTATTGCCATTGTAATGATGATTTTTTCTCTGAAGTTAATAGGAGGGATGACTAAAGAGGTCTTAATGACCAAAAGTAAATTAAAGGCAGAAGATTTTGTATTCAAAAATGATTTTGTGAGTCTTATTTCAGGCTTGTCTTTAACTGCTGTTGTTCAATCTAGTTCAATAACATCTTCTTTAATTGTTCCTTTAACTGCAAGCAAGAAGATTGGTTTATCAAGAGCTTTCATGTTTATAATGGGAGCGAATGTAGGTACAACAATTACTGCATTATTGGCTGCTTTAGCTACAGGAACGGAATATGGGGTAGAAATTGCTTTAACCCATGTACTATTTAATGTTATTGGGGTGATAATTTTTACAACCATTCCAATACTCAAGAAGTTACCTGTTTGGTACTCTAAAAAATTAGGATATTTGGCAGCTAGAGAACGTATTTTTGGTTTTCTGTATTTATTTACGCTGTTCTTTGTCTTGCCTTTTATATTAGTATGGCTCAGTACTTAA
- a CDS encoding M20/M25/M40 family metallo-hydrolase, producing the protein MLLRVFFCFVLSSIISTSLLAQERRLDPVSLLTTTRILSSDYFEGRKTNTKGGLLARDYVVDEFKKIGLKHFDSSFIQTFNFYNKLYNVHEVGHNVIGYVEGKKVVHPNEGCIIIGAHYDHLGVFGGDIYNGADDNASGVAALLEIAKEFVKNPADLPIVFISFDAEESRCAGSAYFLESNFLQLESILLFVNMDMISKSDINELSVTGVHYHNEYRKDIQNSVEGNMTVKFGHDRRKDEGLNNWVFASDHGEFHKKGIPFIYFGVEEHKDYHRPSDTFDSINIGFFVDSSKMILSFMEKVGHKKSLLRKIRKL; encoded by the coding sequence ATGTTATTGAGAGTATTTTTTTGTTTTGTATTAAGTAGTATTATTTCTACGAGCCTATTAGCCCAGGAACGTAGATTAGACCCTGTATCTTTACTTACGACAACTAGAATACTTTCTTCGGATTATTTTGAAGGTCGTAAAACAAATACCAAAGGAGGGTTATTAGCAAGAGATTATGTGGTAGACGAATTTAAAAAAATTGGTTTAAAACATTTTGATAGCTCTTTTATCCAAACTTTTAATTTTTATAATAAGCTATACAATGTTCATGAAGTGGGCCATAATGTGATTGGTTACGTTGAGGGGAAGAAAGTAGTACATCCTAATGAAGGGTGTATAATTATTGGAGCACATTATGATCATTTAGGTGTTTTTGGAGGAGATATTTATAATGGAGCAGATGATAACGCTTCAGGCGTAGCTGCACTTTTAGAAATAGCGAAAGAGTTTGTTAAAAACCCAGCAGATTTACCAATTGTATTTATTTCTTTTGATGCTGAAGAAAGCAGATGTGCGGGATCAGCCTATTTTTTAGAAAGTAACTTTTTGCAATTAGAATCAATTTTATTGTTTGTTAATATGGATATGATATCCAAAAGTGATATTAACGAGTTGTCTGTTACTGGTGTTCATTATCATAATGAATACCGTAAGGATATTCAAAATAGCGTTGAAGGTAATATGACTGTTAAATTTGGCCATGATCGTAGAAAAGATGAAGGTTTGAATAATTGGGTTTTTGCTTCAGATCACGGAGAGTTTCATAAAAAAGGAATACCATTTATCTATTTTGGGGTTGAAGAACATAAGGACTATCATAGGCCATCAGATACTTTTGATAGCATCAATATTGGTTTTTTTGTAGACTCTAGTAAAATGATTTTATCTTTTATGGAAAAGGTAGGACATAAAAAAAGCCTTCTAAGAAAAATTAGAAAGCTTTAG
- the serS gene encoding serine--tRNA ligase gives MLLVSYISENKAEVIEGLQKRHFENPVETIDKVLLLDESRRRAQKDRDDALAEANKSAKEIGMLMKSGQKEKAEAAKASAAENKQKAKDLSSTVAELEEELQNLLYQIPNIPHPSVIEGYSDEDNEVMYEKGDKPTLHSASKPHWDLIEKYDIIDFELGNKVAGAGFPFYKGKGARMQRALISFFLDEAVDAGYTEVQPPILINEASGYGTGQLPDKEGQMYYMPADDLYLIPTAEVPITNIFRGELLQEKDLPKKMAGHTPCFRREAGSWGAHVRGLNRLHQFDKVEIVEVQKAEDSAEAHERMVLHVEMLLQKLNLPYRRLRLCSGDLSFNANLCFDLEVYSAAQERWLEVSSISNFGNFQANRLKLRFRDNNKKTSLLHTLNGSALALPRVLAAILENNQTEKGILVPEVLQKYTGFDIID, from the coding sequence ATGTTATTAGTCTCATATATATCTGAAAATAAAGCTGAAGTAATCGAAGGGTTACAGAAAAGACATTTTGAAAATCCAGTAGAAACAATAGATAAAGTATTGTTATTGGATGAATCAAGACGTCGAGCTCAAAAAGACCGTGATGATGCTTTAGCAGAAGCAAATAAGAGTGCCAAAGAAATTGGTATGCTTATGAAATCAGGTCAAAAAGAAAAAGCTGAAGCTGCTAAAGCTTCTGCCGCAGAGAATAAACAAAAAGCAAAAGATTTAAGTTCAACAGTTGCTGAACTTGAAGAAGAGTTGCAAAATTTATTATATCAAATCCCTAATATTCCACATCCAAGTGTAATAGAAGGATATTCTGACGAGGATAATGAGGTAATGTATGAGAAAGGTGATAAACCTACTTTACATAGTGCTTCTAAACCTCATTGGGACCTTATTGAGAAATACGATATTATTGATTTCGAATTAGGTAATAAAGTAGCAGGAGCAGGCTTTCCTTTCTATAAAGGTAAAGGAGCACGTATGCAACGAGCATTAATTAGTTTCTTTTTAGACGAAGCAGTTGATGCTGGATATACAGAAGTTCAACCTCCAATATTAATTAATGAGGCATCTGGTTATGGTACAGGACAACTTCCAGACAAAGAAGGACAAATGTATTATATGCCTGCAGATGATTTATACTTGATTCCTACAGCAGAGGTACCAATCACAAATATTTTTAGAGGTGAATTATTACAAGAGAAAGATTTACCTAAAAAGATGGCAGGACATACTCCTTGTTTCCGTAGAGAGGCAGGGTCTTGGGGTGCTCACGTTAGAGGTTTGAACAGATTACATCAATTTGATAAAGTTGAAATAGTAGAGGTTCAAAAAGCAGAAGACTCTGCAGAAGCTCACGAAAGAATGGTATTGCATGTAGAAATGCTTCTTCAAAAATTAAATCTACCTTATAGACGTTTACGTTTGTGTAGTGGTGATTTGAGTTTCAATGCAAACCTTTGCTTTGATTTAGAAGTTTATTCTGCTGCACAAGAACGTTGGTTAGAGGTTAGTTCAATTAGTAATTTCGGAAATTTCCAAGCAAACCGTTTAAAATTAAGATTTAGAGATAATAACAAAAAAACTTCTCTACTTCATACATTGAATGGTTCTGCATTGGCTTTACCGCGTGTTTTAGCCGCAATTCTTGAAAATAATCAAACAGAAAAAGGTATTTTAGTACCTGAAGTACTGCAGAAATATACAGGATTTGATATAATTGACTGA
- a CDS encoding radical SAM protein, which yields MRLISHPVLCNYYVTYRCNAKCHFCDIWEKPSPYITLKDAEKNFIDLKKLGVKVIDFTGGEPLLHQQLPELLTLAKKYGFITTITTNGLLYPKKAHQLKGLIDMLHFSLDAFDKATHDKGRGVACYDKVLESIELAKSLGEKPDILFTVMNTNIDDISEVYEHITRPNHLILLLNPIFEYGEVGGGLSKTSIEKLSKWSNQKHIFLNDAFLTLRKDGGNHIENPICKAASTSIVISPKNSLILPCYHLGDQEFDINGELASLYQSKKIQAIIAQEGKLPECEGCAINCYMQPSFSVEINKYFWKALPSTLKYNYWKGTWKHLFNSKSTF from the coding sequence ATGCGCCTCATTTCACACCCTGTATTATGTAACTACTATGTTACCTACCGCTGTAATGCAAAATGTCACTTTTGTGATATTTGGGAAAAACCATCTCCATATATTACGCTAAAGGATGCTGAAAAGAATTTTATCGATTTAAAAAAATTAGGTGTTAAAGTAATAGATTTTACAGGAGGAGAACCGTTATTACACCAACAATTACCGGAACTACTTACTCTTGCTAAAAAATATGGTTTTATAACTACTATCACTACAAACGGATTACTTTACCCCAAAAAGGCACATCAGTTAAAAGGATTAATTGATATGTTACATTTCTCTTTAGATGCTTTTGATAAGGCTACTCATGATAAAGGAAGAGGTGTTGCCTGCTATGATAAAGTACTTGAGTCTATTGAATTGGCTAAATCTTTAGGCGAAAAACCTGATATATTATTTACTGTAATGAATACTAATATTGATGATATTTCAGAAGTATACGAGCACATTACACGTCCAAACCATTTGATTCTTCTACTTAACCCCATCTTCGAATATGGAGAAGTTGGTGGTGGACTCTCTAAAACATCAATTGAGAAACTAAGCAAGTGGTCAAATCAAAAACATATTTTTTTAAATGATGCTTTTCTAACACTCAGAAAGGATGGAGGTAATCATATTGAAAATCCTATTTGTAAAGCTGCGAGTACAAGCATTGTTATTTCACCTAAAAACTCTTTAATACTACCATGCTACCATCTCGGGGATCAAGAATTTGATATCAACGGAGAACTTGCTTCACTCTATCAATCAAAAAAAATTCAGGCAATTATCGCTCAAGAAGGAAAATTACCTGAATGTGAAGGCTGTGCAATCAATTGTTATATGCAACCTTCTTTCTCTGTAGAAATCAATAAATATTTTTGGAAAGCACTACCTAGCACCTTAAAATACAATTATTGGAAAGGTACATGGAAACATCTTTTCAATTCTAAATCCACATTTTAG
- a CDS encoding sulfite exporter TauE/SafE family protein — protein sequence MDSHLFEYTSIIAYIITGIIAGIVNTLAGGGSLFTLSLLMFLGMPVGVANGTNRLGILFQNATGAYTFKKSNLLDIPSSLRFVIPSLIGAIVGAFTVADIDEQTLQYIIGTLMIGMLYPILKKKEQSPAVQFAVGQKPKYTVWRDNIIFFAIGFYGGFVQAGIGIMILVSVSNLGKMTLIRANAIKMLIIAVYTLPVFLVFLYKGQVMWLAAILLAVGQVIGTWFAGKFASGSEKANEIIKWLLVSMVAISILKMFGLLTWLVHLFQ from the coding sequence ATGGATTCTCATTTATTTGAATATACATCTATCATTGCATACATAATTACTGGAATTATAGCTGGAATAGTTAATACATTAGCTGGTGGAGGTTCTTTATTTACGCTTTCATTACTAATGTTTCTAGGTATGCCTGTTGGAGTAGCAAATGGAACTAACCGCCTAGGTATTTTATTTCAGAATGCCACAGGAGCTTATACATTCAAAAAAAGTAATTTACTTGATATCCCTTCTTCGCTCAGGTTTGTTATTCCCTCTTTAATTGGAGCTATAGTTGGTGCATTTACAGTAGCAGATATAGATGAACAAACTTTGCAGTACATTATTGGTACATTAATGATTGGAATGCTTTATCCTATTCTTAAAAAGAAAGAACAATCTCCTGCTGTTCAATTTGCTGTAGGGCAAAAACCTAAATACACTGTTTGGAGAGATAATATTATATTCTTTGCTATTGGTTTTTATGGTGGCTTTGTTCAAGCAGGTATTGGTATTATGATATTAGTAAGTGTATCCAACTTAGGAAAAATGACACTAATTAGAGCTAATGCTATAAAAATGCTTATTATTGCTGTATATACTTTACCTGTTTTCCTTGTTTTTCTATATAAAGGACAAGTTATGTGGCTCGCTGCTATTCTATTAGCTGTCGGACAAGTTATAGGCACATGGTTTGCAGGTAAATTTGCATCAGGATCTGAAAAAGCCAACGAAATAATAAAGTGGCTACTCGTTTCTATGGTAGCAATTTCTATTTTAAAAATGTTTGGATTACTAACATGGCTCGTACATCTGTTTCAATAA